The window AGAAATATTTATGATGTAGAACTGTTGGCTGTAAGTTCGTGCAAGTTTAAATTTTGAGGACAGCATAGGATCCTCTGAATTCAGCAATAATGCAACAGTGGGCATGGACATCATCTATGAATCAGTGACAATTGCAAGAAGTCACACGGCTATCCTGTGTGAAGACTGGGACTATATTTTAATAATCAATGGAGTTTTAGAACCAGCTCTGTACATcatgaaattcaatttttttgtttacttcattcaaacattttctgaatagtttttttttttctttttcttttttctctcagcTATATGAAGCAAGCTCGCTCGTTCTCTCAGAAGTTGTGCCACTTCTTTTGCAGGCAAATAGCACTGTCATGTACCACCCACCACCGCatacactgtcagaaaaaaaaatcacaacaccaaaaaataattaatatagagttatcaaatttcagaaatacatttgtctaggtaacatatttcagtgattagcattgcaagatcacagattaatgtaagcacaAAATAAGCAactatgcaaatgtgaaatgctaattCATTAATAACTGTTGTAACCGCCAGGATGTTAGATGCaggcatgaaaacgtgcatgcattgtgttctacaggtACTGAATGTGAGTTTGTAGGATGGACTCCCACATCTGTTGCTCTTGGTCAGGCAATACAAGGATGGTTAATCCTGtttacagatgacactgtaattgtcatctgatgatgtcccataagtgctcgattggagTCAGGTATGATGATGgaggaggccaaggcaacacgtcaacactgtatagagcatgttgggttataatAGTGGCTTGTGAaatcattatcctgttggaaaacccaCCTGGAATACTGTCCAAAAATGGctgcacaataggtcgaatcaccaggctgacgtaTAAATTTGTAGTCAAGGTGTGTGGtacaaccacaagagtgctcctgctgtggtACAAAATCACATCCAAACCATAACTTGTAGTCAAGGTGGGTGGtacaaccacaagagtgctcctgctgtggtACAAAATCACATCCaaaccataacttcaggtgtaggacTCAgactgtctagcatgcagacaggttggttgcaggcattATCCTTATCAACACATGGTCACTACTGGTGCCGGAGcaaaatcagctttcatcagaacatACCACTGAAGTtggaaatggcagtggtttggggtcagtggaatacgtgctacaaggcatctggctcgaagctgtctgTTCTTGAAGTAACTAATTTGTAACAGTCTGTTGCATCACTGTGATGCCAACcaatgctcaaactgctgctgcagatgcattaggATGTGCCAGAGCCGTATGCCGAATACAATGGTCTTCCCTCCTGGCAGTGTggccgtacattcttgtgaccacagctgccagcaacCAGGCAaagtggctacattactgccaagtctttctgcaatattgcagagagAACATTCAGCCTCTCTTAGCCCAATTACATGATCTCTTTctagctcagtgaggtgttgataatggtgtccttGCTGCCTTTATGACATTCTTGATAAATGTCAACTCGCCATGTCTTATCTTAAAGGTAACCAATGCTCATGaaagttacagcatgtatttaaagcaaacctgatttgcattctcatagtggcactATTAGCACCACTCTTGTTTGATAGGTGCTAAATTTGAATCAATATTATCTTTCTGATTgcttttttcctgtcagtgtactTGGCTGCCCCCACATCCATAAATTTAATTtatcatatttgtattttttcatcACCGAATCTGTCCAAGAAACAAGCAGCATACTACTGCATGACTATGAAAGACAGGACACTGTCTAGCCGATAACTAAGGACACAGCATGTAGCTTCTTTCAACAAAGTCTGACAGATTTCAGTTCATCtaaaaattaatattaaacatTGGAACTGGTAATTAATTGGGACTGTACCAAATTCAGCCAGATACAAAGCAGCAGTCATGTAACTACGTCTTCCACTATTATACCCACCCAATAAAAGTAGCGATAACAAAGAGAGTGGACAGAACAATAGTGTCCAGTTTCAATACTTCAAGTAAATATATTGCCATAATCAAACTTTAAGAAGCTAAATCAGAAACCCCAATTTGGTGTATTGAAAAATATGTTACTAAGCTCAAAACATAAATagacaaataaataacaaaatctcTCAAACCAAGGCCTGTGCAGAACATTATTAAAAACGATAACATGCCTGCTCAAAGGATAAGCaaaacaagcatttttttttttacttttggatATTGTTAAAAACTTACCGAATTGCTTGAAATCAATACACTGATGATTTAACTGCACCCGAGAGCTGGAGCAAAGTGCCCAAAATATTGTATAAATAAGTGTTACTATCACAAGGAAACACAACATCAGCACCCAGGCAAGCTGCAGGATGTAGGTGATACTCATGAACTGAAACAGCCACAAAGAATGTAAaagaacagattgctacttacagtGTTGTTGTATTTTGAAGTTACTTCACGAAACTTTACTTGGATTTGCAATGTGATACTTCAAATGGTTGTTAATTTTACTACAATTATTTCTGTTACACAAAAACTgtcaaaaatatttaattattctcAAGGTGAAATCATGTACTGGACATCTAAATACCCAACTTTTTCATAAAATAACAGAATGTTGGTGACAAGAATAAAATCTACTCATACAGGTAACTTCCTCTATAGGACAATTAGAGCCTTCACAGAAGCATATAAGAATAAGCATTCAACATAGCAAATTAAAGAAGCTTGTTATCTGCATGCACATATAGTGAACTCTCTGTGTCTCAATAATATACAAGCTTCTTTCTATACCAATAGAGAGCTACAGATTCCATACCTACCCTCCACACTATTGAAAGTTTTTGAAACTGCATAGCTACATACAAATTATCATGTAAGAGCAAtattaaaatctttaaaaaatgaaaGTGCAAGCATACCAACAGGCACACTTCAGATGGCTAATTGCAAAAGCTTGTTCTCTATATGCACATATAATGAAATCTCTGCCTCCCAATGTTTTACAACTTCCTTTCTATAATCAACAGAGAACTACAgattccatacatacatacataccttaAAACTATTAAAGGTTTTCGAACTGAATAGCAATGCACAATAttaaaatagtaataatagtaataatagtaataataataataataataataataactccacactgccggtcccaagcctggggcctcatctcgcaagtgatgaggaaggaggagggggaggagtaatacttcataaaaaaaactgcatccatctggctccggatggtagcaccctgtgacGGCCCCTGCCTATGGCTACAGATGAAGCCCAGTCAATGGTCTCAAGGGCAGAAGAGGAACCCTAACTCCCAACAGCAGAGAGAGTGGAAGAACATAatggagaaaattttgaaaaataatcatTTCGGTCTAGCTATTCAATCTTACCTTGCAATTTATTTCCTACCATGTACATTGTACAATTTCAATTGCAGACTGGAAAGGCCGCTAGAAAGAAGCACTACCCGAGCTGGTAAGTCTAAAGAGGAATCCACCATTGCTTTATGCAACACATCAGGACAAAGTTCTGGGGAGTCCCAACATCTGCATTAAGGATGAGTTGGAGCATCCTTGGTATTCTTCCAAACTCAAGTTCAAAAGGAAATTCTTTGCAGGCACCTTGAATGTAAACTCATTACCAAAAATTGGtaaacagaaagaactttaaattctCTTAGATAagcatgaaatacaaattttagcaGTTCAAGAAACAAGATCTTTGGATGAAAATGTTACAGAAACCAAAAACCATAGAATTTTTATCCAAGTAGAGGGGGAAGAAGATAGGGTCAAAATAATCcgaggtggggaaaaaaaaaaagaaaaaaaaacaaaaacatgaaagactactggagaaaaaagaaagaataacaaagaaggaagcattgaaacTGGTGCatggtccttagatgacccaaactaagaaataataataataataataataataataataataataataataataataatcagaagaATACCAAAAGGCATATTTCACATGacagtggaaggaaggaagattagagattAATATTGCATCGACAGCGGGTCATTAAAGACAGTGCATAATCTCCGATTActaaaggatggggaagggaaacaTTTGtatccttttcagaggaaccaacccAGTATCTGTGTAGAGCAACTTAtggaaccacggaaaatctaaatctggatggctggagggGATTTGAACCTTCATCCCCCCAAAAACAAGTCCAatgtaccacctcgctcggtcacatgaTAGTAATGTCACTGCAGTTTATGTCCAGTGTCCTATAATTACTCATATTAATGGATGGCACTTCTCTCACAGACTTGCTTTCTCTGCACATGCCTTTTCTCATGtttctttaaaaacaaaaattgaaagcaAGAAGTGTGTCTTTTCCTTGCACTAGTGAGTATCAGAGTTATATTTTTTGTGTTAGTACTGTTTCTTTTGATGACAAAGACAAGAAACTGACAAACATACTCACCACTGCACAAGAGATTCGGCCCCCAACACGTGCTCCCCAGGCACGATAAACTTTGTGTCGTGTCGTCCCAGTTGCCAAACAGCCAACGAACAAAATCATAAGCCCAAGGGCACCCATGCTGGCTCCAATTATGACAAAAACCATCTGTACTGCTTCTAACCTAtgcacaaaaataatatttaagaaCATACATACTGCACACATTAAGAAGTTactcgacattaaaaaaaaataataatatttgcacagcaaaaaacaaacataaaaaatggtaGCAATAACTTCTTCACATTCATATTAAATGAAAGCAAAAAGAGCTGCAAAGTTTGATTTAAAAATGGCACGTTAAATACTTGCACATTTTAAGGTTCCAGTTACCAGTTTGATACACACATGTATTATCAAAAATTAAGTTTCTTACCAGCCAAGACGAAGATGGAAGACTTCATTGAACATCAAGATGCTGAGTGTCGCACCACGATACATGGTTCCACAAAATACACCCACTCCCACAATGCACATAATTGTAGCAATGAGGGTGGCATATGGAATGCGCGTCATGCAATCACGGCACTTGTCACCTGTATCACAAATTTTTTGAAGAGAAGATAACCCTTGgtcatgtagaaacaataactgttgtcatGTGTAACTATTTTACTCTTATTTCAATTAAAATTCAGACAATTTTcactctgacaaaaaattaaaataggaaCAATTTATAAACAATTCTGACATCTAGAAAtaactaaaaataattaaaataatttaggagtaaaggagactactaaaacacacacacacacacacacacacacacacacacacacacacacacacacacacaagaaaaaaaatacatgaaagactactggaggaaaaagaaagaataacaaagaaggaagcattgaaacTGGTGCATGGTCCTTAGATAACTCAATCTACCAAAAGGCATATTTCACACGacagtggaaggaaggaaggaagattagagtttaatatccCATCGACAGCAGGTCATTAAAGACAGTGCATAATCTCTGATTACTAAAGGATGGGGGAAGGGAATCATTTgtatccttttcaaagaaaccaacccACAGGCACAATGCAGCTGCAGAGGTGTGCAGGATTCCATGCTGGAATATCTACATGTACTATGGCTCATTAAAGGATTCACCAAAAAGCTAGTAAAGTTTTCATCTTTTTTATCCTGCCTGTCAATGAATCAATGCTTTTACTATTCAGTGAGTGGTTTTCTTTAATTGTAAACTATTTACATTCTGACAGAACTTTGCTAACTAAATTTAAAACAAAGACAGTACTTTATTTTCTCCTACTATGAAGATACATGAATGTTGTTCtaatatgaaaataaatgaatgttGTTAATTATTCCACTTAGTCACAGTCTTAAAATGGAAATGGAATCtgaaatttgtaattgtatttcaAGAACCCACTGTGTGACATACCTGATATGAACAATGGTCACAAGGGAGTGAGCTACACTAAAACATATCTTTTGGAATTAAAAGTGTTGACACTAAGAACAAAAGGTGGTAGGAAAAAGGATGTAGCAAAGTACAAGAAACTACAGAACATGGCTattcacaaagaaagaaagatctggGGGTATCCAATATGTATAGCAGAAACGCATTCCAGAGGAAAGTTGAACAAGGGCCAATGCAACATGTAAGAAAGATAAATTTGAGAAAAGTTCTGGCTAGAAATGGAGTGAGCAAGGTAGTatcatgttccatgaatcatttgcacaataagttgtaattatgtggaatggctcattttacattcacatcacaaattattttgaaaatatagctaCATGCTGATCATTTACAAGTTTCTTAAAAAAAGTCAGATgagagtaattcctacccaccaccttttacacattacagtaattaaAATTCTCTTACAGGATAGGAGTTGTCGAGAAGAAACCTTTTCAGTttgtttccaattttttcttttttgtctgtcaGACGTATTACATCACTAGATAAGAGATCAAAAATTTTGGCTGTAGCATTGGGCACccctttttgcatttaagacaattGATGTATCAGTCTAACAACAACTTGTCTGGATCTGGCAACCATGCAACTCTGGTTTTTATTTATCAGATTTTTGAATCACTTAGCTGGAAGGAGGTAGTATATATCAATGTATCTTAATGCAATCTACCATTTATGGTTTCTAACTGTAACTGATCACTAGAAAATTAGTGACAAACATTTATGAACAATAGTTGAGATTTGTTAATTGCAGTATTTGTTAACTGCAGCATTTTTAAAAGTACAAAAGTGATTTTAGATGTGCAGGATTTTTAGTATTCATGGGTCACAAAACTTGGAGTGATGGGTATATATGCCTAGTATCTGCCTGCATTCATAAATGGAAATTGACAATGAAACTACTTAGGGAATCACTGCAGCTTGGTTTGAAACATCTGAACAGAAGATTTCAGTTGCCTGTAGCACTTGTGAGATATTGAACAAAGTTCAATTTAACACTACAGGAACACTTTCAGGCTGCTGCAGGATGTCTAAAGCTGCAAGCCAAACAAGTTTTCAATACATGCAAAGCATCACAACATGAAAGAAAGATGCCAGTTTGATCATGCATGTTAAAGCACCGCTTGCAGCACGAGGAGGTATGCTAGCACTCTATCAAATCTTGATGGCAGTGAACTGCCCAGCTAGATGTGGTTGGATGTGGTTTCTAGATGGTTTTCCACATCCACTAATAcacaaatatttagaaaatttCTGCTCACATCTAAATGAATAACACTACATGCATGCACTTGGGGTATACATATTCCGTCCCATGGGGTAacgtggtggtgacaggaagggcacccAGCCACCCCTTAAATCAGCCATGCCTAATCTGTTAATGACTATGCCTGTCCTGTGCCAAAGTGGTATAAAGGCCCAAGACAATGAAGAAGACAACCAAGTGAAAGAATGTATAGTTCAAAattaacataaaagaaaaatcatgtaAATGATCAGCAAGCTGCTATATGTCACTGTAAAAGTATATTACACATGTAAACATTTGACAaacttcaaactacagaaggctgcAGTTATGATTCATGGGACCTACACCTTAAATTCCTGTAAACTGATTGTGTTCTACTTGTGAGAGGAAGATACTACAAGAATGtctaaccagtaaaggaaacagtgAGGAGTCAAGTTGGGATGTCAAGTAAACATTAAAAGAAGAACAACGAAGTCAACAAAGCAGACAACAGAACAATGTGCAAAAATGCGAAAATAGGTCAACAATACATTGTAATTATGGAATAGATTTTTGGAATAATGCAGAAATCTGAAAGTATGCCACCTGGTAGAGCAACGCAAATGTGTGCCTAATCAGTATGGTGTCCACATGGCTATGATGTGCCACAAAGTTTGGTGGAAATTGCCAAAGATGAACTGAAATATCTTGCCTAACTACACAGCCAAACGCATGGCTTTCAAAGGTACACAGATGTTCATAACCAGGAAATTTGCTGTGTTAGCAGGCTCAATGCTGTTCTGTATGTCTCATGCTGCACTGTGATGTAGTTAATTGCCATTTTCCTCAGCAACATGAAAGGGGACAAATACACCTGTTAGGTCATATCTGGTGAGTTCTTGCCCgcttgacagagagagagagaagacactgCGATATTCACGTGGCTTCACCATGTAGATGCAGTGCTGTACCTTCTGGTTAACAGAATTGGTCCaaagatgtagaaaaatatttagataaaactagaaaagaggaaaaattgtgacaCTGAAAGTGTGAAAagtatgacaattttttttaaagagagagagagagagagagagagagagagagagagagagagagagagagagagaggtagtatGAAACGGGCTGTAATAAGTATTTTGAACAGCACTTTtgcattattacttttatttattgagACACAACTTTCAATGCTATGTATTTCATTAATTGCC is drawn from Schistocerca gregaria isolate iqSchGreg1 chromosome 3, iqSchGreg1.2, whole genome shotgun sequence and contains these coding sequences:
- the LOC126355016 gene encoding neuronal membrane glycoprotein M6-a; this encodes MGPRRKTNAQREETQAQFMPLRRPSAYSHDSVGRFSEHFLHDDVSVGGYKTASDKCRDCMTRIPYATLIATIMCIVGVGVFCGTMYRGATLSILMFNEVFHLRLGWLEAVQMVFVIIGASMGALGLMILFVGCLATGTTRHKVYRAWGARVGGRISCAVFMSITYILQLAWVLMLCFLVIVTLIYTIFWALCSSSRVQLNHQCIDFKQFDFLFPPKTPPADMEVCEDELKLFCKDYVERAEVMFILASVSCLLVILSLIHYLMCLSANYAHIRDHEKFQELQELQYLQDPEMSVAGSKDRF